A window of Suncus etruscus isolate mSunEtr1 chromosome 4, mSunEtr1.pri.cur, whole genome shotgun sequence contains these coding sequences:
- the SYCE3 gene encoding synaptonemal complex central element protein 3, with protein sequence MADSNPEGRHYDNILKMLSDLNKDLEKLLEEMEKVSVQATWLAYDMVVMRTNPTLAESMRRLEDAFLNCKEEMEKNWQDLLSEIKRTQ encoded by the exons ATGGCTGATTCCAACCCTGAGGGGAGACACTACGACAACATACTGAAAATGCTATCAGATCTGAATAAAGACTTGGAAAAGCTactagaagaaatggagaaagtcTCAG TGCAGGCTACTTGGCTGGCCTACGATATGGTCGTCATGCGCACCAACCCCACGCTGGCCGAGTCCATGCGCCGGCTGGAAGATGCCTTCCTTAACTGCaaggaggagatggagaagaACTGGCAAGACCTGCTCAGTGAGATCAAACGAACCCAGTAA
- the KLHDC7B gene encoding kelch domain-containing protein 7B, giving the protein MPTQGGLESAGPPWGWVWEEEDDWDSPILSLLALAVVAATALALHWFGSGQHQAASGQAATDSGAQTAQAGGPGQVLPPKASGGIEGHSPGQGKADAPGQGEGNAAVAGAPKQKPLAGGGGPAATEASRLQTAGQVAVRRRHGDSTPEGPQGPGKEPLERSKVGGASAPLLIYFTPRSPGEDGVAAGSIGAKLLAHTTAEDSGPGPRATGPRSSLGRSPRTRLQGQAAGLGATPRGRPKSDRLCLGNVVSVWDTVDAALSLAAGAQNMPFPQELPPSHPGQAGVPTDGRESCPQPAAPQLTVASGAKAEESKKAGPQALSESQGSPTSREGWPWARQEVLVTGSPLCPQPAQGGPLQAQGTIEAPSAATPEVHWPVESCRPGQGQAGQSGGQGAGDKASLQVQAQPAPARPGPSTPTSAPAGTSASQVSTPAPTPSAARTPGPGPTASSVDVPAPARGPTGPAPVPALTPTAAPTPARSPVPAPAAAPGPAFASVPAPTHAPTPGPAPTRAPTPTPAPAPTPAPATAPVSAPAPAPAPASAPAPASAPAPASAPAPAPAPAPAPVPAPAPTPVSIPAPTPAPTSTLIPAPAPTVVAPAPSPDPGPSEPGQASQKPGVAPAGGEHEGRPSTSWGNLISMVLRNHPFPRREGPQGGASGLPAPPATPAGAAPGLPATLAGGPAEDASPAPRSGSPTPQPPARAPGEGPEGPRGDAKDPHAAPPAQQPRAARRDTRPQPRPRRRSQGEAARSPPGRLQGARQSEAQREARRLLAFLQKPGRWGAAEGLRRPRAAAREPPSTAAAPVQRTLDLGNCLEALAWAQQRGEPGLAHDTYALMSDNLLRVLAEPGLYRQLSAAERERILGLRTRRGQAVLAVLVLPSLYQAGRAGLARRALAEGAPAAGPAPPPARAQLHVFSPQDNAWRPLTAVPTEAPLRGCALCTMHNYLFLAGGIRGSGAQAVCSNQVFCYNPLTDIWSQVRPMQQARAQLKLVALDGLLYAIGGECLYSMERYDPRTDAWTARAPLPAGTFPVAHEAVACRGDIYITGGHLFYRLLRYSPEQDAWDECPYSASHRRSSDMVALGGFLYRFDLLRGVGAAVMRYNTVTGSWSRAASLPLPDPAPLRCAVLGNTIYCLNHRVTATFTVSEGTAQFQANELQPCPLGSTGILCPFVLTLPPAVPQQTAL; this is encoded by the coding sequence ATGCCCACGCAGGGTGGCTTGGAGTCTGCCGGTCCCCCTTGGGGCTGGGTGTGGGAAGAGGAAGACGACTGGGACAGCCCTATTCTGAGCCTGCTGGCTCTCGCTGTGGTGGCCGCCACGGCTCTGGCCTTGCACTGGTTTGGCTCTGGGCAGCACCAGGCAGCGTCAGGACAAGCGGCCACAGACTCCGGGGCCCAAACTGCCCAGGCTGGAGGACCCGGGCAAGTATTGCCGCCAAAGGCCAGTGGCGGCATCGAGGGACACAGCCCAGGGCAGGGAAAGGCAGATGCTCCGGGACAAGGTGAGGGGAATGCGGCGGTGGCGGGGGCCCCGAAGCAGAAGCCTTTGGCAGGTGGAGGAGGGCCGGCTGCCACGGAAGCTTCTCGGCTCCAGACAGCTGGTCAAGTGGCTGTCAGAAGGAGACATGGCGACAGCACTCCAGAGGGTCCCCAAGGGCCAGGAAAGGAACCCCTGGAGAGAAGCAAAGTCGGAGGGGCATCTGCCCCCCTCTTGATATACTTCACCCCTCGGAGTCCTGGTGAAGATGGGGTGGCAGCAGGGAGCATCGGAGCCAAGCTACTGGCCCACACCACAGCAGAAGATAGTGGACCGGGGCCAAGGGCTACGGGACCACGCAGTTCTTTGGGGCGAAGCCCCCGCACCCGGCTGCAGGGGCAGGCGGCCGGCTTAGGAGCGACACCTCGAGGCCGCCCCAAATCAGACCGTCTCTGCCTGGGCAACGTGGTGAGTGTGTGGGACACAGTGGATGCAGCCCTCAGCCTCGCAGCCGGTGCCCAGAACATGCCTTTCCCCCAGGAGCTGCCCCCGTCACACCCCGGGCAGGCTGGGGTCCCGACAGATGGCCGGGAAAGCTGCCCCCAGCCAGCAGCTCCACAGCTCACAGTAGCCTCAGGGGCCAAAGCTGAGGAGAGCAAGAAGGCTGGGCCCCAGGCCCTCAGCGAGTCTCAGGGGTCTCCGACTTCCAGGGAAGGCTGGCCCTGGGCAAGGCAGGAAGTCCTTGTCACCGGGAGCCCCTTGTGCCCACAGCCGGCACAGGGCGGGCCACTCCAAgcgcaggggaccatagaggCGCCCAGCGCGGCAACACCGGAGGTGCACTGGCCTGTTGAATCCTGCAGACCGGGGCAGGGCCAGGCAGGACAGAGCGGTGGGCAGGGGGCAGGCGACAAAGCATCACTGCAGGTGCAGGCACAGCCTGCCCCCGCTCGCCCCGGCCCGTCCACCCCCACCTCTGCGCCCGCCGGTACCTCAGCGTCACAGGTCTCCACGCCGGCCCCCACTCCCTCCGCAGCCCGAACCCCGGGCCCGGGCCCCACCGCCTCCTCTGTCGACGTTCCCGCCCCCGCCCGAGGCCCCACAGGCCCGGCTCCAGTCCCAGCCCTGACGCCAACTGCGGCGCCCACCCCCGCCCGCAGCCCGGTGCCCGCCCCGGCCGCAGCCCCCGGCCCTGCCTTCGCCTCTGTCCCCGCTCCCACCCACGCCCCAACCCCCGGCCCTGCGCCCACGCGAgcgcccacccccacccccgcccccgccccgacGCCTGCCCCTGCCACCGCCCCAGTATCCGCTCCGGCCCCGGCCCCCGCTCCGGCCTCGGCCCCGGCTCCGGCCTCGGCCCCGGCTCCGGCCTCGGCCccggccccagccccagccccagccccagcccctgtCCCCGCTCCAGCCCCGACCCCCGTCTCGATCCCTGCCCCGACGCCTGCCCCCACCTCGACCCTAATCCCTGCCCCTGCCCCGACCGTCGTCGCCCCTGCCCCCAGCCCCGACCCGGGGCCGTCGGAGCCCGGCCAGGCGTCCCAGAAGCCTGGGGTCGCCCCCGCGGGCGGCGAGCACGAGGGGCGCCCCTCGACCAGCTGGGGGAACCTGATCTCGATggttctcaggaatcaccccttcCCCAGGCGGGAGGGCCCCCAAGGGGGAGCCTCCGGCCTCCCCGCACCGCCCGCGACCCCCGCAGGGGCCGCCCCCGGCCTCCCGGCCACGCTCGCGGGGGGCCCGGCTGAGGACGCGAGCCCAGCCCCGCGGAGCGGCTCCCCGACGCCGCAGCCTCCCGCGCGCGCCCCGGGAGAGGGCCCCGAGGGGCCACGCGGGGACGCCAAGGACCCGCACGCCGCGCCCCCCGCGCAGCAGCCCCGCGCCGCGCGGCGGGACACGCGGCCGCAGCCCCGACCGCGGAGGCGCAGCCAGGGCGAGGCGGCCCGGAGCCCCCCGGGGCGGCTGCAGGGCGCGCGGCAGAGCGAGGCGCAGAGGGAGGCGCGCAGGCTGCTGGCCTTCCTGCAGAAGCCGGGGCGCTGGGGGGCCGCGGAGGGGCTCCGGAGGCCCCGCGCGGCGGCCCGCGAGCCGCCGTCGACGGCAGCAGCGCCCGTGCAGCGGACGCTGGACCTGGGCAACTGCCTGGAGGCGCTGGCGTGGGCCCAGCAGCGCGGGGAGCCCGGCCTGGCCCACGACACGTACGCGCTCATGAGCGACAACCTCCTCCGCGTGCTGGCCGAGCCCGGCCTCTACCGGCAGCTGAGCGCGGCGGAGCGCGAGCGCATCCTCGGCTTGCGGACCCGCCGCGGCCAGGCGGTGCTGGCGGTGCTGGTGCTGCCCAGCCTCTACCAGGCGGGCCGCGCCGGGCTGGCGCGCCGGGCTCTCGCGGAAGGGGCTCCCGCCGCCGGGCCCGCGCCGCCCCCCGCCCGCGCCCAGCTGCACGTGTTCAGCCCCCAGGACAACGCCTGGCGGCCGCTGACCGCCGTGCCCACCGAGGCCCCGCTGCGGGGCTGCGCGCTCTGCACCATGCACAACTACCTGTTCCTGGCGGGCGGCATCCGCGGCTCGGGCGCGCAGGCCGTCTGCTCCAACCAGGTCTTCTGCTACAACCCCCTGACCGACATCTGGAGCCAGGTGCGGCCCATGCAGCAGGCGCGCGCCCAGCTCAAGCTGGTGGCCCTGGACGGGCTGCTTTACGCCATCGGCGGCGAGTGCCTGTACAGCATGGAGCGCTACGACCCGCGCACGGACGCCTGGACCGCCCGCGCGCCCCTGCCCGCGGGCACCTTCCCCGTGGCGCACGAGGCCGTGGCCTGCCGCGGCGACATCTACATCACGGGCGGCCACCTCTTCTACCGGTTGCTCAGGTACAGCCCCGAGCAGGACGCGTGGGACGAGTGCCCGTACAGCGCCAGCCACCGGCGGTCCAGCGACATGGTGGCGCTGGGGGGCTTCCTGTACCGCTTCGACCTGCTGCGAGGCGTGGGCGCCGCCGTCATGCGCTACAACACGGTGACCGGCTCCTGGAGCCGGGCGGCCTCGCTGCCCCTGCCTGACCCCGCTCCGCTGCGCTGCGCCGTGCTGGGCAACACCATCTACTGCCTCAACCACCGGGTCACGGCCACGTTCACCGTGTCCGAGGGCACGGCCCAGTTCCAGGCCAATGAGCTGCAGCCCTGCCCTCTGGGGAGCACGGGCATCCTCTGTCCCTTCGTCCTGACTCTGCCCCCGGCTGTTCCCCAGCAGACTGCTCTCTGA
- the ODF3B gene encoding outer dense fiber protein 3B, giving the protein MGSGSDVWVGPWRPHRPRGPIAALYSGPGPKYLLPPNTGYTLHDPSRTRAPAFTFGSRLPTGSAQCGPGPGYLVPPHMTARGLDCSPAFSIYGRPRASATFCTPGPGKYHPELAGNVAYPSAPRYSLAPRNWGLHSDTHIPGPAAYKVPTLLGPKLISKVSAPTYSMYGRSPVGSFLEDLSKTPGPCAYHVVNTGVYKPRPPQFTMLSRTSLPQDHSQKPGPAAYNVDQVPWSPGSRSRKPGGWSFGIRHSDYLAPLMLDPEK; this is encoded by the exons ATGGGCTCCGGTTCGGACGTGTGGGTGGGCCCCTGGCGGCCTCACCGCCCGCGGGGCCCCATCGCGGCGCTCTACAGCGGCCCCGGGCCCAAGTACCTGCTGCCCCCCAACACCG GTTACACCCTGCACGACCCGTCGCGCACCCGCGCCCCGGCCTTCACCTTCGGCTCGCGCCTCCCCACCGGCTCTGCCCAGTGCGGCCCAGGCCCGGGGTACCTGGTGCCACCGCACATGACGGCGCGCGGCCTCGACTGCAGCCCCGCCTTCTCCATCTACGGCCGCCCGCGGGCCTCCGCGACTTTCTGCACTCCGGGACCGG GCAAGTACCACCCCGAGCTGGCCGGGAACGTGGCCTACCCCAGCGCGCCCCGGTACTCCTTAGCGCCTCGGAACTGGGGCCTGCACTCGGACACGCACATCCCAG GCCCGGCGGCCTACAAGGTGCCCACGCTCTTGGGGCCAAAGCTGATTAGTAAAGTCTCAGCCCCGACTTACTCCATGTACGGCCGCAGCCCCGTGGGCAGCTTCCTGGAGGACCTGAGCAAG ACCCCAGGCCCCTGCGCCTACCACGTGGTGAACACGGGCGTCTACAAGCCCCGGCCGCCCCAGTTCACCATGTTGTCGCGCACTTCACTcccccaagaccactcccagaaGCCAGGGCCGGCGGCCTACAATGTGGACCAGGTACCGTGGAGTCCAGGGTCGCGG AGCCGCAAGCCCGGCGGATGGAGCTTCGGGATCCGGCACTCGGACTACCTGGCCCCGCTGATGCTCGACCCCGAGAAGTGA
- the LOC126006167 gene encoding thymidine phosphorylase-like has product MAAPGDLPRGGPPGQGDLRQLPELIRLKRDGQRLSDEDIRSFVRAVVDGSAQGPQIGAMLMAIRLQGMDMEETEALTQALANSGQQLQWPEAWRPQLVDKHSTGGVGDKVSLVLAPALAACGCKVPMISGRGLGHTGGTLDKLESIPGFTVLQSPEKMQELLEHVGCCIVGQSQQLVPADGLLYAARDVTATIDSLPLITASILSKKVVERLSALVVDVKFGGAAFFPDQAQARELAETLVGVGAGLGLRVAAALTAMDSPLGRSVGNALEVQEALRCLDGAGPPDLRVLVTQLGAALLWLSGRADTQDAGAAQVAAALDDGSARARFERMLAGQGVEPGLARALCGGTPEQRRQLLPRARRQEELRAPRDGTVEQVRALPLARVLHELGAGRSRAGEPLRPGVGAELLVAVGRRVSRGTPWLRVHLDAPALGAAQRRALQGALVLSDRAPFAAPSPFAELLLPPPAPAPARRAALRAQARAGAAWDGCGAGRERLRGPRAGPAPARAGAAGRRGEARLPKAGPGSADTWPAAGPRRGVPPPGAELPRRVGSPPGMAWALLPRASARLRGRGLCRLPRPAASASFSRALALALSRRGPAAAEPAAPSRPGGPRGPGLRTRLLVTALAGAGLGGAWLALRGEKERRRRELRTEALRQAAVGRGDFSLLDHHGRPRRKADFRGQWVLMYFGFTHCPDICPDELEKLAQVVRRLEAEPGLPAVQPLFVTVDPERDDAAALARYVRDFHPRLLGLTGSAEQVAQVSRSYRVYYSAGPKDEDQDYIVDHSIAIYLLNPDGLFTDYYGRSRSAQQIEDSVRGHMAAFRSVLSEPGH; this is encoded by the exons ATGGCGGCTCCTGGTGACCTCCCGAGGGGAGGGCCCCCGGGTCAGGGTGACCTCCGGCAGCTCCCCGAGCTCATCCGCCTGAAGCGCGATGGCCAGCGCCTGAGCGATGAGGACATCCGAAGCTTCGTGCGCGCCGTGGTGGACGGGAGCGCGCAGGGCCCGCAGATCG GCGCCATGCTCATGGCCATCCGGCTGCAAGGCATGGACATGGAGGAGACGGAGGCGCTGACCCAGGCCCTGGCCAACTCCGGGCAGCAGCTGCAGTGGCCTGAGGCCTGGCGCCCACAGCTGGTGGACAAACACTCCACGGGGGGCGTGGGGGACAAAGTCAGTCTGGTCTTGGCACCTGCCCTGGCGGCCTGCGGCTGCAAG GTTCCAATGATCAGCGGCCGCGGCCTGGGGCACACGGGGGGCACCCTGGATAAACTGGAGTCAATCCCTGGGTTCACAGTCCTCCAGAGCCCGGAGAAG ATGCAAGAGCTGCTCGAACACGTGGGCTGTTGCATCGTGGGCCAGAGCCAGCAGCTGGTCCCTGCAGACGGCCTCCTGTACGCGGCCAGAGACGTGACGGCCACCATCGACAGCCTGCCACTCATCACAG CCTCCATCCTCAGCAAGAAAGTGGTGGAGAGGCTGTCGGCGCTGGTGGTGGACGTGAAGTTCGGAGGGGCCGCGTTCTTCCCCGACCAGGCCCAGGCCCGGGAGCTGGCGGAGACGCTG GTGGGCGTCGGGGCAGGCCTGGGGCTGCGGGTCGCGGCCGCGCTCACGGCCATGGACAGTCCTCTGGGCCGCAGCGTGGGCAACGCCCTGGAGGTGCAAGAGGCGCTCCGGTGCCTGGACGGCGCGGGCCCGCCGGACCTGCGGGTCCTGGTCACGCAGCTCG GTGCCGCCCTGCTCTGGCTCAGCGGGCGGGCGGACACGCAGGACGCGGGCGCCGCGCAGGTGGCCGCCGCGCTGGACGACGGCTCGGCGCGGGCCCGCTTCGAGCGGATGCTGGCGGGGCAGGGCGTGGAGCCGGGCCTGGCGCGCGCCCTGTGCGGGGGGACCCCCGAGCAGCGCCGGCAGCTGCTGCCCCGCGCCCGGCGGCAGGAGGAGCTGCGCGCGCCCAGGGACG GCACCGTGGAGCAGGTCCGGGCGCTGCCGCTGGCGCGCGTGCTGCACGAGCTGGGCGCGGGGCGCAGCCGCGCCGGGGAGCCGCTGCGGCCGGGGGTGGGCGCCGAGCTGCTGGTGGCCGTGGGCCGGCGAGTGAGCCGCG GGACGCCCTGGCTCCGCGTGCACCTGGACGCGCCCGCGCTCGGCGCCGCGCAGCGCCGCGCCCTGCAGGGGGCGCTCGTGCTCTCGGACCGCGCGCCCTTCGCCGCGCCCTCGCCCTTCGCCGAGCTGCTGCTGCccccgcccgcgcccgcgccc GCGCGCCGCGCCGCGCTCCGAGCGCAAGCCCGGGCCGGGGCGGCGTGGGACGGGTGCGGAGCCGGCCGGGAGCGCCTGCGGGGACCCAGAGCCGGGCCTGCACCCGCGAGGGCCGGGGCAGCCggcaggcgaggcgaggcgaggctcCCGAAAGCGGGACCGGGCTCTGCAGACACTTGGCCGGCTGCGGGTCCCCGGCGTGGGGTTCCGCCCCCGGGCGCCGAGCTCCCTCGCAGGGTCGGGTCGCCGCCGGGCATGGCCTGGGCGCTGCTGCCGCGGGCCTCCGCGCGCCTCCGCGGGCGGGGACTGTGCCGGCTCCCGCGGCCGGCCGCCTCCGCCTCCTTTTCCCGggccctggccctggccctgTCCCGGCGGGGCCCCGCGGCCGCCGAGCCGGCCGCGCCGAGCCGGCCGGGAGGGCCGCGGGGCCCGGGGCTGCGCACGCGGCTGCTGGTCACGGCCCTGGCGGGCGCGGGGCTGGGCGGCGCGTGGCTGGCGCTGCGCGGCGAGAAGGAGCGGCGGCGCCGGGAGCTGCGCACCGAAGCCCTGCGCCAGGCCGCCGTGGGCCGCGGCGACTTCAGCCTGCTGGACCACCACGGCCGCCCGCGGCGCAAGGCCGACTTCCGCGGCCAGTGGGTGCTCATGTACTTCGGCTTCACGCACTGCCCCGACATCTGCCCCGACGAGCTGGAGAAGCTGGCGCAGGTGGTGCGGCGGCTGGAGGCCGAGCCGGGGCTGCCCGCCGTGCAGCCCCTCTTCGTCACCGTGGACCCCGAGCGGGACGACGCGGCCGCCCTGGCGCGCTACGTGCGGGACTTCCACCCGCGGCTGCTGGGGCTGACGGGCTCGGCCGAGCAGGTGGCCCAGGTGAGCCGCAGCTACCGCGTCTACTACAGCGCCGGCCCCAAGGACGAGGACCAGGACTACATCGTGGACCACTCCATCGCCATCTACCTGCTCAACCCCGACGGCCTCTTCACGGACTACTACGGCCGCTCGCGCTCGGCCCAGCAGATCGAGGACAGCGTGCGGGGCCACATGGCCGCCTTCCGGAGCGTCCTGTCCGAGCCCGGTCATTAA
- the NCAPH2 gene encoding condensin-2 complex subunit H2 has translation MEDAEARFTHLLQPIRDLTKNWEVDVAAHLGEYLEELDQICISFDEGKTTMNFIEAALLIQGSACVYSKKVEYLYSLVYQALDFISGKRSSKQLPSEQGQATSCDLSSGASQVQDEFLSLDKLPYSQTNSYPRASQEPSEVLIIPLLPMSLVAPDELEKKQHPLYSCKGEILASRKDYRMNTSTPHLQGTFMLEPQGLLPMETPRETQGETRQEPGTSQLPLQSLPAPEELPMDVSVCASPDPGPAPSCPQDPGPSLDVQMPGEGGEDDDVGWGEEAPSSVPLPETQEPGNPQQMGQDMQPRKYLLRERNRALEPASQLKIPDPWQSLDPFDSTDSKPFKKGRPFSVPPYLEEVPGQKRKKKGAPKLQNFHQWYLAVYANNADNKKSQRKGLSFVDMEVLYWKHVKEQLDTLRRVKRQQAASPWLPGAEDEGLEPVEEDRGEDPPEDLGDADFLEAEECAEFEGTNPEDAEGLEADAMPTQLSYEELVRKNVEVYITSSQKFVQETELSQRIRDWEDMVQPRLQEQEQHVVFDIHNYEDQVISSFSQLEQWCPFAKLVEGQPAFEVCRSMLASLQLANDYTVEIRQQPGLEAAVDTMSLRLLTQQRAYQRFQTYTAPSMAQP, from the exons ATGGAGGACGCGGAGGCGCGCTTCACCCACCTGCTGCAGCCCATCCGCGACCTCACCAAGAACTGGGAGGTGGACGTGGCGGCGCATCTGGGCGAGTACCTGGAGGAG CTGGACCAGATCTGCATTTCCTTTGACGAAGGCAAGACCACAATGAACTTCATTGAGGCCGCGCTCCTGATCCAGGGCTCTGCCTGTGTTTACAGCAAGAAG GTGGAGTACTTGTACTCACTGGTCTACCAGGCTCTTGACTTCATCTCCGGGAAGAG GTCGTCCAAGCAGCTCCCCTCAGAGCAGGGTCAAGCAACCAGTTGCGACCTCTCCTCAGGAGCCTCCCAGGTGCAGGATGAG TTCCTGTCACTGGACAAACTGCCCTACTCCCAGACCAACTCGTACCCGCGGGCCAGCCAGGAGCCCAGC GAGGTGCTCATCATTCCACTCCTGCCCATGAGCCTGGTAGCCCCTGATGAGCTGGAGAAGAAACAGCACCCACTGTACAG CTGTAAGGGGGAGATCCTGGCCAGCCGGAAGGACTACCGGATGAACACCAGCACCCCACACCTGCAAGGCACCTTTATGCTGGAGCCCCAGGGCCTGTTGCCCATGGAAACCCCGAGAGAGACACAGGGTGAGACGCGGCAGGAACCAGGGACATCCCAGCTGCCCCTTCAGTCCCTTCCTGCTCCCGAGGAGCTGCCCATGGACGTCTCTGTGTGTGCGAGTCCTGACCCCGGCCCTGCGCCCAGCTGCCCCCAGGACCCAG GTCCCTCCCTGGATGTTCAGATGCCTGGAGAGGGGGGTGAGGATGATGATGTGGGCTGGGGGGAAGAGGCCCCATCCTCCGTGCCTCTCCCGGAAACACAGGAGCCCGGGAACCCGCAGCAGATGGGGCAG GACATGCAGCCCCGGAAGTACCTGCTGCGCGAAAGGAACAGGGCACTGGAGCCTGCGTCTCAGCTGAAG ATTCCAGACCCCTGGCAGAGCCTGGATCCCTTTGATTCCACGGACTCAAAGCCCTTCAAGAAAG GCCGGCCCTTCTCTGTGCCCCCCTATTTGGAAGAGGTTCCAGGGCAGAAGCGGAAGAAAAAAGGTGCCCCCAAGCTGCAGAATTTCCACCAGTGGTACCTGGCAGTCT ATGCCAACAATGCCGACAACAAGAAGTCCCAGAGGAAGGGCCTGTCCTTTGTAG ACATGGAGGTGCTGTACTGGAAGCATGTAAAGGAGCAGCTGGATACCCTCCGCAGGGTGAAGAGGCAGCAG GCGGCTTCACCGTGGCTGCCAGGGGCAGAGGACGAGGGGCTGGAGCCAGTAGAGGAGGACCGGGGAGAAGACCCCCCAGAGGACCTGGGGGATGCCG ACTTCTTAGAGGCTGAGGAATGTGCAGAGTTTGAGGGGACAAATCCTGAGGATGCTGAAGGCTTGG AAGCAGACGCCATGCCTACACAGCTGAGTTATGAGGAGCTGGTGCGCAAGAACGTG GAAGTGTACATAACGTCTTCCCAGAAGTTCGTCCAGGAGACGGAGCTGAGCCAGCGCATCCGTGACTGGGAGGACATGGTTCAGCCCAGGCTCCAGGAGCAG GAGCAGCATGTGGTCTTTGACATCCACAATTACGAGGACCAGGTGATCTCCAGCTTCAGccagctggagcagtggtgcccCTTTGCCAAGCTGGTGGAGGGCCAGCCGGCCTTCGAGGTGTGCCGCTCCATGCTAGCCTCCCTGCAGCTG GCCAACGACTACACGGTGGAGATCAGACAGCAGCCAGGGCTGGAGGCAGCTGTGGATACCATGTCCCTGCGGCTGCTCACACAGCAGAGGGCCTACCAGCGTTTCCAGACCTACACGGCCCCCTCCATGGCCCAGCCCTAG